A genomic segment from Lignipirellula cremea encodes:
- a CDS encoding tetratricopeptide repeat protein: protein MVILDKREFLVLVLALVVLPLVVLVGCRLQAGDDPAQDDFHQGRTLVTGGKYALAIPLLTKFLAEHPQHQNASRAGLFLGKAHLGLGDYPAARIAFNDTVKNYPATLEGHKSRYKLALLSLLEGDRDQALAQFKTLAENPDGSLAPEAAAMVRYLQAP, encoded by the coding sequence GTGGTAATTTTGGATAAACGCGAGTTCCTGGTCCTGGTCCTGGCCCTGGTCGTGTTGCCCCTTGTCGTCCTGGTCGGCTGTCGACTCCAGGCCGGCGACGACCCCGCGCAGGACGACTTCCACCAGGGACGCACGCTCGTCACCGGAGGGAAGTACGCCCTGGCGATTCCGCTGCTGACAAAGTTCCTGGCCGAGCATCCCCAGCATCAAAACGCCAGCCGGGCCGGCCTGTTTCTGGGCAAGGCCCACCTGGGCCTGGGCGATTACCCGGCGGCACGGATCGCTTTCAACGACACCGTGAAGAACTACCCGGCGACGTTAGAAGGGCACAAGTCCCGCTACAAGCTGGCCCTGCTGAGTCTGCTGGAAGGGGATCGCGACCAGGCGCTCGCCCAGTTCAAAACACTCGCCGAAAACCCCGACGGCTCTCTCGCTCCCGAAGCGGCCGCCATGGTGCGTTACCTGCAGGCGCCGTAG
- a CDS encoding CBS domain-containing protein → MHDLQLNLLVTYNPFSIAPEAPVSEALAMFERMGFHHLPVVDRSGQLLGVLSDQDLFDNGRTAVGSVGNLVSREPITVDHSSTPLSALRKMLAHGVHSAPVVDNGQLVGLITSTDYLREFSYGSIAPGHERVSSFMTTPPDPIEISSSVEEALAAFDDGHHDYLPLVEGELTLAIISRRDAVKLARRRRTDPTLGLRNLFSKAPGVAPGERMSVAAAIMEQHHVLAIGVVNRMGRLLGIVTADTMLQAWFDQAVSVV, encoded by the coding sequence GTGCACGATCTCCAGCTGAATCTACTGGTCACCTACAATCCGTTCTCTATCGCCCCGGAGGCCCCGGTCTCTGAGGCGCTGGCGATGTTTGAGCGGATGGGCTTTCACCATTTGCCGGTCGTTGATCGTAGCGGCCAGCTTCTGGGCGTGCTCTCCGACCAGGATCTGTTTGACAACGGTCGCACGGCCGTCGGCTCGGTGGGCAATCTTGTATCGCGTGAGCCGATCACCGTCGATCACTCTTCGACGCCGCTTTCGGCGCTCCGGAAAATGCTGGCCCATGGCGTACACTCGGCGCCCGTGGTTGATAATGGGCAACTGGTCGGCCTGATTACCTCGACCGACTACCTGCGGGAGTTCTCCTACGGCAGCATTGCACCCGGGCACGAACGGGTTTCCAGTTTCATGACCACGCCGCCGGATCCGATCGAGATCAGCAGCAGCGTCGAGGAGGCGCTCGCCGCCTTTGACGACGGCCACCATGACTATCTGCCGCTGGTCGAAGGCGAGCTGACCCTGGCGATCATTTCCCGCCGCGACGCGGTAAAACTGGCCCGACGCCGCCGCACCGATCCGACGCTGGGACTCCGTAATCTGTTCAGCAAAGCGCCTGGCGTGGCTCCCGGCGAAAGAATGTCGGTCGCCGCCGCCATCATGGAGCAGCACCATGTGCTGGCGATCGGGGTCGTGAACCGGATGGGCCGGCTGCTGGGCATCGTCACTGCGGACACCATGCTGCAGGCGTGGTTCGACCAGGCCGTCTCGGTCGTATAA
- a CDS encoding SIMPL domain-containing protein (The SIMPL domain is named for its presence in mouse protein SIMPL (signalling molecule that associates with mouse pelle-like kinase). Bacterial member BP26, from Brucella, was shown to assemble into a channel-like structure, while YggE from E. coli has been associated with resistance to oxidative stress.) encodes MFAVPRSIRPVLFLCAYLILAVTTVPVQPAVAQGGGGYAPAAGGYTSSTDSGLTRWSNSEPLSTTEATSHIAIDGVAERRLMPDQIRLVMAVATEAETLAECRQTNAKLIADVLKSWTDNGTPRDKIVTDFISVTPRYAWRNELRDNEPVRVQQRDGFRMLTNLHIAIASEEAAMDAVERAFACGVTEIVTFEYGSSRINAAKEEARAAALAAAQKKADQLLAVFAERPPVINVQEKTAVFLPQQLYTTYQNILEEDIEYNSRDKPRIKAYRPRMRFYHGLAVEADDRPAQIPLQPEIVITSTVRLYFRSPAAAGSPNPVARPDFPRSLEQAP; translated from the coding sequence ATGTTTGCTGTTCCGCGTTCGATCAGGCCGGTTCTGTTCCTTTGTGCGTACCTCATCCTGGCGGTTACGACCGTCCCCGTGCAGCCTGCTGTGGCCCAGGGCGGCGGCGGTTATGCGCCAGCGGCAGGCGGTTACACCAGTTCTACTGATAGCGGCCTGACCCGCTGGAGTAACAGCGAACCTTTGTCGACGACCGAGGCGACAAGCCATATCGCCATCGACGGCGTGGCCGAACGGCGCCTGATGCCTGACCAGATTCGCCTGGTGATGGCGGTCGCCACGGAAGCCGAAACGCTGGCCGAGTGCCGCCAGACGAACGCGAAACTGATCGCCGACGTACTGAAAAGCTGGACCGACAACGGCACGCCCCGCGACAAGATCGTGACCGACTTTATCTCCGTCACCCCGCGATACGCCTGGCGGAACGAACTGCGCGATAACGAACCGGTCCGCGTGCAGCAGCGGGACGGCTTTCGCATGCTGACGAATCTGCACATCGCCATCGCCAGCGAAGAAGCGGCGATGGACGCGGTCGAGCGGGCGTTCGCGTGCGGTGTGACAGAAATTGTCACCTTCGAGTACGGCAGCTCCCGGATCAACGCCGCCAAAGAGGAAGCCCGCGCCGCCGCCCTGGCGGCCGCGCAGAAAAAGGCCGACCAGCTGCTGGCGGTCTTCGCCGAGCGCCCGCCGGTAATCAACGTGCAGGAGAAAACGGCCGTCTTTCTGCCGCAGCAGTTGTATACGACCTACCAGAATATTCTCGAAGAGGACATCGAGTACAACAGCCGCGACAAGCCGCGGATCAAAGCGTATCGTCCCCGCATGCGGTTCTATCACGGCCTGGCCGTGGAAGCCGACGACCGTCCCGCCCAGATCCCGCTGCAGCCGGAGATCGTAATCACCTCGACCGTGCGGCTCTACTTCCGGTCTCCCGCCGCAGCAGGCAGCCCTAATCCGGTCGCTCGTCCCGACTTCCCCCGGTCCTTGGAGCAAGCGCCGTAA
- a CDS encoding glycosyltransferase family 2 protein: MAEKITVLIPCKNERMNIRPCIEAARLVADEILVADSGSTDDTMDIVRDAGGCRLIEREFVNYADFKNWAIPQASHPWVFIVDADERVTPELAQEIRQLLEAPPENLQGYRVQFDGHFMGHRIRHGGWDTVDVLRLIRRDECRYRQGRVHEGFNVDPKRLGLLKNRLLHYTLWSYDQYFFKYVNYTRWGALDMWDKGKRSSTLGLLVRPFLRFFQLYILRGGFLDGRAGIQVCMLQAFFVTFVKQARLWEREHGLPQPNPEEAAEEQRRAA, translated from the coding sequence ATGGCAGAGAAAATCACGGTGCTGATTCCCTGCAAGAATGAACGGATGAACATCCGTCCCTGCATTGAGGCCGCCCGACTGGTGGCGGACGAAATCCTGGTCGCGGACTCCGGCTCCACCGACGACACCATGGACATTGTCCGCGACGCCGGCGGCTGTCGGCTGATCGAAAGGGAGTTCGTCAATTACGCCGATTTCAAAAACTGGGCGATCCCGCAAGCTTCGCATCCGTGGGTGTTCATCGTCGATGCCGACGAACGCGTCACCCCGGAACTGGCCCAGGAGATCCGCCAGCTGCTGGAAGCCCCGCCGGAAAATCTCCAGGGATACCGCGTGCAGTTTGACGGCCATTTTATGGGTCACCGGATCCGCCACGGCGGCTGGGATACGGTGGACGTGTTGCGGCTGATCCGTCGCGATGAATGCCGTTATCGCCAGGGGCGCGTGCACGAAGGTTTTAATGTGGACCCTAAACGGTTGGGCCTGCTGAAAAACCGGCTGCTGCATTACACGCTCTGGTCGTACGACCAGTACTTTTTCAAGTACGTGAACTACACCCGCTGGGGCGCCCTGGATATGTGGGACAAGGGGAAGCGATCCAGCACGCTCGGCCTGCTGGTGCGTCCGTTCCTGCGATTCTTCCAGCTGTACATTCTGCGCGGCGGCTTTCTCGACGGCCGCGCCGGCATCCAGGTCTGCATGCTCCAGGCGTTCTTTGTGACGTTTGTGAAACAGGCCCGCCTGTGGGAGCGGGAACACGGACTGCCGCAGCCCAACCCGGAAGAAGCAGCCGAAGAGCAACGCCGCGCTGCTTGA
- a CDS encoding NAD-binding protein, whose product MRKAVTQSPKLKVLCAGRMVIPDIEKPSLDSFATTSQEGLPKLWRREGRIARTTSRQFAFYQKSPTADNQIARRFPGKKNDCAIHPWTLMLARILGSILFVVTVCHVLITVFRDSIDSLRLFVVRRHHIICGYGRIGRQVTKDLLENQRLWRFFLGWFFPRVVVIETRKEHREIARHQLRGGLAVVGDATDEELLETVGLLRAKAIYIATGNDASNVEIAFDCFHLLRQNSPEGDPDRGSTNESAESEPRPIDDSPRLKCYVQLSDPTVREGFRKRWEEVSQELLIQVREFNPATNSGRQLVFEAAEKHRPACPEEVALYVLIGFGPAGKSMALQIAELAHFENHKRTRMLIVEQDCASVAGNFRAQFGAFTHSKCVFKEYGNVKFNPQGDDWNSRVLRPDCSYRVAEPGVEFACNAIFTERPAHFSDRAFQNMLERVTQEEHVKPVVIVCSENDRENLEIASVLADSLIDRCVKPLPFYVWLPDQPSLDAALTRRLELARAKAEKAEEVKAKAKALEAVQAKAEDTAAKEAEETPEAACMETTPPLHCTLHPFGKCEDSASLATFLDPKVERIAKAIRRDYNSKNPPKAPGPPARSWEMTTETDRRWNICPAAHAIIKRIMADHLKRKTGVSESDMIEMIAETEHNRWMAERLLDGWRFNPDDQGKKKHRQTLVPWNHLDELDLPDETSREKTKDRDQTLLSLRETALDVSGQSSVR is encoded by the coding sequence GTGAGAAAGGCGGTAACACAATCGCCGAAATTAAAGGTGCTTTGTGCCGGCCGAATGGTTATACCAGACATAGAAAAGCCCTCCCTGGATTCGTTTGCGACGACGAGCCAGGAAGGGCTTCCAAAATTATGGCGCCGGGAAGGCCGCATAGCAAGAACAACCTCACGGCAGTTCGCATTTTATCAAAAATCGCCAACCGCCGACAATCAAATTGCGCGCCGATTTCCCGGAAAGAAAAACGACTGTGCCATTCACCCCTGGACCCTTATGCTTGCCAGGATTCTGGGGTCGATTTTGTTCGTGGTGACGGTTTGCCACGTTTTGATAACGGTCTTTCGCGACTCGATCGACAGCCTGCGTCTCTTTGTTGTTCGCCGACATCATATTATTTGCGGGTACGGCCGAATCGGGCGGCAAGTTACCAAAGACCTTCTCGAAAACCAGCGTCTCTGGAGGTTCTTTTTGGGCTGGTTTTTTCCCCGCGTCGTGGTGATTGAAACGCGGAAGGAACACCGCGAAATCGCCAGGCATCAGCTTCGCGGAGGACTTGCCGTGGTGGGAGATGCGACCGATGAGGAATTACTGGAAACGGTCGGGTTGCTGAGAGCGAAGGCGATTTACATTGCAACCGGCAACGACGCCAGCAATGTCGAAATTGCTTTTGACTGCTTCCATTTGTTGCGACAAAACTCGCCCGAAGGCGATCCGGATCGAGGCTCGACAAACGAGTCTGCGGAGTCGGAACCACGTCCGATCGACGACTCACCCCGCTTGAAGTGTTATGTCCAGCTGAGCGACCCTACCGTCCGCGAAGGTTTTCGCAAACGCTGGGAAGAGGTCTCGCAGGAATTGTTGATTCAGGTGCGGGAATTCAATCCGGCGACCAATTCCGGAAGGCAGCTGGTCTTTGAAGCCGCGGAAAAGCACCGACCAGCGTGTCCCGAAGAAGTCGCCCTCTATGTGCTGATCGGATTCGGGCCTGCCGGAAAGTCGATGGCGCTCCAGATCGCCGAGCTGGCCCATTTCGAGAACCACAAGCGGACAAGGATGCTGATTGTTGAGCAGGACTGCGCCAGCGTCGCCGGCAATTTCAGGGCGCAGTTCGGAGCTTTCACGCATTCCAAGTGTGTTTTCAAAGAATACGGCAACGTGAAGTTTAATCCCCAGGGCGACGACTGGAATTCCCGCGTCCTGCGGCCTGACTGCAGCTACCGCGTCGCCGAACCGGGCGTCGAGTTCGCTTGTAACGCTATCTTTACCGAGCGACCGGCCCATTTCTCGGATCGTGCGTTCCAGAATATGCTGGAGCGGGTAACGCAGGAAGAGCATGTCAAACCCGTGGTGATCGTCTGCAGTGAAAATGACCGGGAGAACCTTGAGATTGCCAGTGTCCTGGCCGATTCTCTCATCGACCGCTGTGTGAAACCCTTGCCGTTCTACGTCTGGCTTCCTGACCAGCCGTCGCTGGACGCTGCACTGACCCGACGCCTTGAGCTGGCTCGCGCGAAGGCGGAAAAGGCCGAAGAGGTAAAAGCAAAGGCGAAGGCTTTAGAGGCAGTGCAAGCGAAGGCCGAAGACACAGCAGCGAAGGAGGCTGAAGAGACGCCGGAAGCAGCCTGCATGGAAACCACACCGCCACTACACTGTACGCTGCATCCGTTTGGCAAATGCGAAGATTCAGCCTCGTTAGCGACTTTCCTCGATCCGAAGGTTGAGCGCATCGCCAAGGCGATACGGCGCGACTACAACTCGAAAAACCCGCCCAAGGCTCCAGGTCCACCGGCCAGATCCTGGGAGATGACAACGGAGACCGATCGTCGCTGGAACATTTGTCCGGCCGCCCATGCCATCATCAAGCGAATCATGGCCGATCACCTCAAACGAAAAACGGGGGTCTCCGAGTCCGACATGATCGAAATGATCGCCGAAACAGAGCACAATCGCTGGATGGCCGAGCGGCTGCTGGACGGCTGGCGGTTTAATCCCGACGACCAAGGGAAAAAGAAGCACCGACAAACGCTCGTACCGTGGAACCACCTGGACGAACTGGACCTCCCTGACGAAACGAGCAGGGAAAAAACGAAAGATCGCGACCAGACCTTACTGTCGCTCCGGGAGACAGCTCTCGACGTCAGCGGGCAAAGTTCTGTTCGCTGA
- a CDS encoding TIGR04283 family arsenosugar biosynthesis glycosyltransferase, translated as MKIAVSVIIPTWNEEAGVVLAIERAWSAGADEVIVADGGSQDETCTLAGQSDCRLVTSPAGRARQQNAGAMAASGRVLLFQHADNWLAAGAIDQVREAIAGGAECGAFCQRIEAAGLLYRLLEWGNGRRVAWRGSPYGDQSIFVERTAFEAVGRFPEVPLLEDLLLMRQLRRRSRPRLLPGPLHVNARRWQKYGVLRQTLRNWRLLAAHRWGASPDQLASAYPRHDQ; from the coding sequence ATGAAAATCGCCGTGAGTGTCATTATTCCCACCTGGAACGAAGAAGCTGGCGTCGTTTTGGCGATCGAACGCGCCTGGTCGGCTGGAGCCGACGAAGTGATCGTGGCCGATGGCGGCAGCCAGGACGAGACCTGCACGCTCGCTGGGCAGAGCGACTGCCGGCTGGTGACCAGTCCGGCGGGCCGCGCCCGGCAACAGAACGCAGGGGCTATGGCGGCGAGTGGTCGCGTTCTGCTGTTCCAGCACGCCGACAACTGGCTGGCGGCGGGAGCCATTGACCAGGTGCGCGAGGCGATCGCGGGCGGGGCTGAGTGCGGCGCCTTTTGCCAGCGGATCGAAGCCGCAGGGCTCCTGTATCGTCTGCTGGAATGGGGCAACGGCCGGCGCGTCGCCTGGCGGGGATCGCCTTATGGCGACCAGTCGATTTTCGTCGAGCGCACGGCGTTTGAAGCGGTGGGCCGCTTCCCCGAGGTTCCTCTGCTGGAAGACCTGCTGCTGATGCGGCAGCTGCGGCGACGCAGCCGGCCACGTCTGTTGCCAGGCCCGCTACATGTCAATGCAAGGCGCTGGCAAAAATACGGCGTGCTGCGACAGACGTTGCGGAACTGGCGACTGCTGGCCGCCCATCGCTGGGGAGCGTCGCCCGATCAGCTGGCGTCGGCTTATCCGCGGCACGACCAGTAA
- the metG gene encoding methionine--tRNA ligase, translating into MTRRILVTAALPYANGPIHIGHLVEYIQTDIWVRFQKLRGNQCIFLCADDTHGTAIMMSARKSGVSEEEWIARVQDEHRRDFAGFDIAFDNYGSTNSPENRTLCHEVWGGLKKAGLIVERDVQQLFDPEAKTFLADRFVRGTCPECGEPDQYGDSCVKGHTYSPEELIDPVSTLTGVKPEVRSTPHLFVELEQLRDFLEEWTQNGQHLQPEVANYLKGHFLKNALRDWDISRPGPYFGFEIPDFPDNYWYVWFDAPIGYMASTQQWCDRNKESFDDWWRNDQTEIHHFIGKDITYFHTLFWPGMLKAAGFNLPEKVHIHGFLTVDGRKMSKRDGTFVKAETYLKHLNPTWLRYYYASKLGAGLDDLDMNLGEFVAKINSDLVGKVVNLASRTAKFVESTGLSDRYPDDGGLFAQAAAVADEIAAAYEACDFNKAMRLIIELADRANPYVESAAPWTLRKDPERAQELQDVCSVALNLFRQIMVYLSPVLPELAHQTTELLGQPIAHWDEAQSPLVGTPVAPFKHMLQRIEKTKVDAMIEESKEEAQAAAPTDAAASAPADAPVSALLPAGEEPLAPECTIDDFVKIDLRVARIVTAEHVETANKLLKLTVSLGGEETRTVFAGIKKAYDPEKLVGRLVVVVANLAPRQMKFGLSQGMVAAAGPGGADVFLLGLDEGAQPGQRVH; encoded by the coding sequence ATGACACGCAGGATCCTGGTCACCGCGGCTTTGCCCTATGCCAATGGGCCGATTCATATCGGCCATCTGGTCGAATACATCCAGACCGATATCTGGGTGCGTTTCCAGAAATTGCGAGGCAATCAATGCATTTTCCTTTGCGCCGACGACACCCACGGCACCGCAATTATGATGAGTGCGCGAAAGTCGGGCGTCAGCGAAGAGGAATGGATCGCCCGGGTGCAGGATGAACACCGCCGGGACTTCGCCGGTTTTGATATCGCGTTCGACAACTATGGCAGCACCAACAGCCCGGAAAATCGCACGCTCTGCCACGAGGTCTGGGGCGGCTTGAAAAAGGCCGGCCTGATCGTCGAGCGCGACGTGCAGCAGCTCTTCGATCCAGAAGCCAAAACCTTCCTGGCCGATCGTTTCGTCCGCGGGACCTGTCCCGAATGCGGCGAGCCGGACCAGTACGGCGACAGCTGCGTCAAAGGGCATACCTACAGTCCCGAGGAACTGATCGATCCCGTCAGTACGCTGACCGGCGTCAAACCTGAAGTGCGCAGCACGCCGCACCTGTTTGTCGAGCTGGAGCAACTCCGCGACTTCCTGGAAGAATGGACCCAGAACGGCCAGCACCTGCAGCCCGAGGTGGCGAACTATCTGAAAGGGCACTTCCTCAAGAACGCCTTGCGCGACTGGGACATCTCCCGCCCAGGGCCGTATTTTGGCTTTGAGATTCCGGACTTCCCCGACAACTACTGGTATGTCTGGTTCGACGCGCCAATCGGCTACATGGCTTCGACCCAGCAATGGTGCGACCGGAACAAAGAGAGTTTCGATGACTGGTGGCGCAACGACCAGACGGAGATTCACCACTTCATCGGCAAGGACATCACCTATTTCCACACGCTGTTCTGGCCTGGCATGCTCAAAGCGGCCGGTTTTAATCTGCCCGAAAAAGTCCACATTCACGGATTTTTGACCGTCGACGGCCGGAAAATGTCCAAACGGGACGGCACCTTTGTGAAGGCCGAAACGTACCTGAAGCATTTGAATCCGACCTGGCTGCGTTACTACTACGCCAGCAAGCTGGGCGCCGGGCTTGACGATCTCGACATGAACCTGGGCGAGTTCGTCGCCAAAATCAATTCCGATCTGGTTGGCAAGGTCGTCAATCTGGCCAGCCGCACCGCCAAATTTGTCGAATCCACCGGCCTGTCGGACAGGTATCCCGACGACGGCGGCCTGTTCGCCCAGGCGGCGGCCGTCGCCGACGAGATTGCCGCGGCTTACGAGGCGTGCGATTTCAACAAGGCCATGCGATTGATCATTGAGCTGGCCGACCGGGCCAATCCGTACGTCGAATCGGCGGCGCCCTGGACGCTTCGTAAAGATCCGGAACGCGCGCAGGAACTGCAGGATGTGTGCAGTGTGGCCCTGAATCTGTTTCGCCAGATCATGGTCTACCTGTCGCCCGTCCTGCCGGAACTGGCGCACCAGACAACCGAACTGCTGGGCCAGCCGATCGCGCACTGGGATGAAGCGCAGTCGCCGCTGGTCGGCACGCCGGTCGCCCCGTTCAAACACATGTTGCAACGTATCGAAAAAACGAAAGTAGACGCCATGATCGAAGAAAGCAAAGAAGAAGCCCAGGCCGCCGCCCCGACAGACGCCGCCGCATCCGCCCCGGCGGACGCCCCCGTTTCGGCCCTGCTGCCCGCCGGTGAAGAACCGCTGGCGCCCGAGTGTACGATCGACGATTTTGTCAAAATCGATCTCCGCGTCGCCCGCATCGTCACGGCCGAACATGTGGAAACGGCCAACAAACTGCTCAAGCTGACCGTCAGCCTGGGCGGCGAAGAGACCCGCACCGTTTTTGCCGGCATCAAGAAAGCGTACGATCCCGAAAAGCTGGTCGGCCGCCTGGTAGTGGTCGTGGCGAATCTGGCTCCGCGACAGATGAAATTCGGCCTCAGCCAGGGCATGGTCGCCGCCGCCGGCCCCGGAGGGGCTGATGTGTTCCTGCTGGGTCTCGATGAAGGCGCCCAGCCCGGACAGCGCGTGCACTAG
- a CDS encoding AraC family ligand binding domain-containing protein, which translates to MSMTFELLSQPTLRLPFTGRSMRLLEWNADPVDLEQDAAHYFYIDQGQTLVSCSSGEFLVGPRMYGCLAGGATIESLDPMARGMVVSVDRFAGMFHLGGPLEETGRLQYIDGCSDSLLIPPGMRGDPCFNYLHLPAGIDQTRHTHPSFRLGLVVRGAGICRTDEGDQRLAVGDLFLIHADGLHSFHTHEQELAVVAFHPDSDFGPTHDDHPMLNRTWVDGVSAQRRRAAGNLEPPA; encoded by the coding sequence ATGTCGATGACGTTTGAATTGCTCAGCCAGCCGACGCTGCGACTGCCGTTTACTGGCCGAAGTATGCGTTTGCTGGAGTGGAACGCCGATCCTGTCGATCTGGAACAGGACGCCGCGCACTACTTTTATATCGACCAGGGGCAAACGCTAGTCAGTTGCTCCTCGGGCGAGTTCTTGGTGGGGCCGCGAATGTACGGCTGCCTCGCTGGGGGTGCTACGATCGAATCGCTCGATCCGATGGCTCGAGGTATGGTGGTCTCGGTCGACCGGTTTGCCGGCATGTTTCACCTGGGCGGGCCGCTGGAAGAAACGGGGCGACTGCAGTACATCGATGGATGCAGCGACTCCCTGCTAATTCCACCTGGGATGCGGGGCGATCCGTGCTTTAACTATCTACATTTGCCAGCTGGTATCGATCAGACCCGGCATACGCATCCGTCCTTTCGCTTGGGGCTCGTGGTGCGGGGAGCGGGCATCTGTCGCACCGACGAGGGCGACCAGCGGCTGGCGGTCGGCGATCTGTTCCTGATCCACGCCGACGGGCTGCACAGTTTCCATACGCATGAGCAAGAACTGGCGGTGGTCGCCTTTCACCCCGACAGCGATTTTGGACCCACGCACGACGATCATCCGATGCTTAACCGTACCTGGGTTGATGGCGTTTCCGCCCAGCGACGCCGGGCCGCTGGCAACCTGGAGCCTCCCGCGTGA